Proteins encoded by one window of Candidatus Polarisedimenticolia bacterium:
- a CDS encoding CIA30 family protein has translation MNGVTKALLWLLMMACGGVPLLAGEAGAWKLDDFEDGNLKSAPGLTWFLLADDIAGGASEARMEVRSGGAPGSKHALRVSGRLDDKSGWPFAGVWSNLEASGGSVSLSAFEGIRLRVKGPAKIEVGLRSGMNNFMADVEAGPGWKLVDVPFATLSPRGKVPEGMKWSPDAVQVFGVTTPQTPAENKPNGKFEFELDDVVLYGRGPGKPEPMASGPPGSVSSQPFAALDSIPKTSWIDLGSDPEGDGRKASLPDATRLEAIPASPDGLLWVRITLRETPHDRWMGVNVALDVDGDPDDGFAWWGANKAFKFDRVVTVWCFRHDDRCEGYVGIADADQAAAGNYIPSPGGGLRFAIDRQRKAYVVGIPRASLGPAKEVRLVAAVGSALFFADDVPGQGAATLR, from the coding sequence ATGAACGGCGTGACGAAAGCTTTGCTCTGGCTCTTGATGATGGCGTGCGGCGGCGTCCCCCTTCTCGCCGGCGAGGCGGGAGCGTGGAAGCTCGACGATTTCGAGGATGGCAATCTCAAGTCGGCCCCCGGCCTCACCTGGTTCCTCCTCGCCGACGACATCGCCGGCGGCGCCTCGGAGGCGCGCATGGAAGTCCGGTCCGGCGGTGCCCCGGGCTCGAAGCATGCCCTGCGGGTCAGCGGCCGCCTGGACGACAAGAGCGGCTGGCCGTTCGCGGGAGTCTGGTCGAACCTCGAGGCATCGGGGGGGTCCGTGAGCCTGTCGGCGTTCGAGGGGATCCGCTTGCGTGTCAAGGGCCCCGCCAAGATCGAGGTCGGCCTGCGCAGCGGCATGAACAACTTCATGGCGGACGTCGAGGCGGGGCCCGGATGGAAGCTCGTCGACGTGCCGTTCGCGACGCTCTCACCGCGGGGAAAGGTCCCGGAAGGGATGAAGTGGAGCCCGGACGCCGTCCAGGTCTTCGGAGTCACCACGCCTCAAACGCCCGCCGAAAACAAGCCAAACGGCAAGTTCGAGTTCGAGCTGGACGACGTCGTCCTCTACGGCCGGGGACCCGGGAAGCCCGAGCCGATGGCTTCGGGGCCGCCCGGCTCCGTCTCCAGCCAGCCCTTCGCCGCGCTCGACTCGATTCCGAAGACCAGCTGGATCGATTTGGGATCGGATCCCGAGGGCGACGGCCGAAAAGCGTCGCTTCCCGACGCGACCCGCCTGGAGGCGATCCCGGCGTCACCGGATGGGCTGCTGTGGGTCCGGATCACGCTGCGCGAAACGCCGCACGATCGATGGATGGGAGTGAACGTCGCGCTCGACGTCGACGGTGATCCCGACGACGGATTCGCCTGGTGGGGCGCGAACAAGGCCTTCAAGTTCGACCGGGTGGTGACGGTCTGGTGCTTCCGGCACGACGACCGCTGCGAAGGCTACGTCGGCATCGCCGACGCGGACCAGGCGGCGGCCGGGAACTACATCCCGAGTCCCGGCGGCGGCCTGCGCTTCGCCATCGACCGGCAGCGGAAGGCCTACGTCGTCGGGATCCCCCGCGCCTCGCTGGGGCCCGCGAAGGAGGTCCGGCTTGTGGCGGCGGTCGGTTCGGCCTTATTCTTCGCCGACGATGTGCCCGGACAGGGAGCCGCCACGCTTCGCTGA
- a CDS encoding DUF1579 domain-containing protein, giving the protein MRKPARALSTAAAMVLLAGTVLAQNQKQPPQMTPEQKAEMEAYMKAGTPGPQHQSLASSVGTYDLKIKGWHEPGKPPNEDTGTATRSMTMGGRILVEEMSSTMMGQPFTGHAMMGYDNVSGKYWSTWNDSMSTGLMVNEGTCDASRNCTFTGSWNDPIKKVPVKARMTTRWLSPTTEVFEMYGPGKDGKEMKMMEITYTKK; this is encoded by the coding sequence ATGCGCAAGCCCGCACGAGCGCTCTCGACGGCCGCCGCGATGGTCCTGCTCGCCGGCACCGTGCTGGCGCAGAACCAGAAGCAGCCGCCGCAGATGACCCCGGAGCAGAAGGCGGAGATGGAGGCCTACATGAAGGCCGGGACCCCGGGGCCCCAGCATCAGTCGCTGGCTTCTTCCGTGGGGACCTACGATCTGAAGATCAAGGGCTGGCACGAGCCGGGCAAGCCCCCCAACGAGGACACCGGGACCGCGACCCGCTCCATGACGATGGGCGGCCGCATCCTGGTCGAGGAAATGAGCTCCACGATGATGGGGCAGCCTTTCACGGGCCATGCGATGATGGGCTACGACAACGTGTCCGGGAAGTACTGGTCGACGTGGAACGACAGCATGTCGACCGGATTGATGGTGAACGAAGGGACGTGCGATGCATCCCGCAATTGCACCTTCACCGGCTCCTGGAACGACCCGATCAAGAAGGTTCCCGTGAAAGCCCGGATGACCACCCGCTGGCTGAGCCCGACCACCGAGGTGTTCGAGATGTACGGACCCGGCAAGGACGGCAAGGAAATGAAGATGATGGAGATCACCTACACGAAGAAGTAG
- a CDS encoding tetratricopeptide repeat protein — protein MHEYTIRDVEKLVHLPRRAIRALVEAGFVSPARGPRNAWRFSFQDLIVLRTARALAAAKVPRKRITRSVQELRRHLPDSMPLSGLSISAGGDSVVVQEGARRWQAESGQYLLAFEGNPADGSLSVIERPGMPLSEMGAEAWFERGSALEGEDLPAAVAAYENAVAADPALLKARINLGCLLHEAGRFPEAERAYREAIRSCGNDSVLLYDLGVLLDDMGRKSEALQAYEAALRGDPGFADCHYNLALLYESFRKPKEAIRHMAQYRRLTVTKTD, from the coding sequence ATGCACGAGTACACCATCCGCGACGTCGAGAAGCTGGTCCATCTTCCGCGCCGCGCCATACGCGCCCTGGTCGAAGCCGGGTTCGTCTCGCCGGCGCGCGGCCCGCGCAACGCCTGGCGCTTCTCCTTCCAGGATCTGATCGTCCTGCGAACCGCCCGGGCTCTCGCCGCCGCCAAAGTGCCGCGCAAGCGCATCACCCGATCGGTGCAGGAGCTGCGGCGCCATCTCCCCGATTCGATGCCGCTCTCCGGATTGAGCATCTCCGCAGGCGGCGATTCGGTGGTGGTCCAGGAAGGGGCGCGCCGCTGGCAGGCGGAGTCGGGACAGTACCTGCTCGCCTTCGAGGGGAACCCCGCCGACGGCTCGCTGAGCGTGATCGAGCGCCCCGGGATGCCGCTCAGCGAGATGGGCGCGGAGGCATGGTTCGAGCGCGGCTCGGCCCTGGAGGGTGAGGACCTCCCGGCGGCGGTGGCGGCCTACGAGAACGCCGTCGCGGCCGACCCGGCGCTCCTCAAGGCGCGCATCAACCTGGGATGCCTGCTGCACGAAGCGGGGCGCTTCCCGGAAGCCGAGCGCGCCTACCGCGAGGCGATCCGGTCGTGCGGCAACGACTCGGTGCTGCTCTACGATCTCGGCGTCCTGCTCGACGACATGGGCCGCAAGAGCGAAGCGCTGCAGGCCTACGAGGCGGCGCTGCGCGGCGACCCCGGCTTCGCCGACTGCCACTACAATCTCGCCCTGCTGTACGAAAGCTTCCGGAAGCCCAAGGAGGCGATCCGCCACATGGCGCAATACCGCAGGCTGACCGTGACGAAGACGGATTAA
- a CDS encoding Ku protein, translating to MAPRAIASLTVSFGLVSIPVKLFSATESSHAISFNLLHKGCGSRLRQQYFCAKEDVPVSREEMAKGYEFAKDQYVMFSPEELKTMEEAGTHTADISEFVPIASIDPVYFDKAYYLAPDKGGAKPYALFARALRDSKRCAIGKWAARGKQYIVMIRPVEDGLVMQQLLYAAEVRSIQEIDIPKGEVKEAELKLAQQLIDQSASDTFNPAAYADEVRGRIEAAVQRKVEGQEITMAEVPEGGGQVIDLMEALRASLERKAPAKARAEAAEARKPPKRAGSEGAAKKTAKK from the coding sequence ATGGCACCACGGGCAATCGCGTCGCTGACCGTCTCCTTTGGACTCGTGTCGATCCCGGTGAAGCTTTTTTCGGCTACCGAGTCGAGTCATGCGATCTCCTTCAACCTCCTGCACAAGGGGTGCGGCTCCCGGCTCCGGCAGCAGTACTTCTGCGCCAAGGAGGACGTGCCGGTCTCGCGCGAGGAGATGGCGAAGGGGTATGAATTCGCCAAGGACCAGTACGTGATGTTCTCCCCGGAGGAGCTCAAGACGATGGAGGAGGCGGGAACGCACACCGCCGACATCTCCGAATTCGTGCCGATCGCGTCGATCGACCCGGTCTACTTCGACAAGGCCTATTATCTCGCCCCCGACAAGGGGGGCGCCAAGCCCTACGCCCTGTTCGCCCGGGCGCTGCGCGACTCGAAGCGCTGCGCCATCGGAAAATGGGCCGCGCGCGGCAAGCAGTACATCGTGATGATCCGCCCCGTCGAGGACGGGCTGGTGATGCAACAGCTTCTGTACGCCGCCGAGGTGCGATCGATCCAGGAGATCGACATCCCGAAGGGCGAGGTCAAGGAAGCGGAGCTGAAGCTCGCCCAGCAGCTGATCGACCAGTCGGCCTCCGACACCTTCAATCCCGCCGCCTACGCCGACGAAGTCCGCGGCCGGATCGAGGCGGCGGTGCAGAGGAAGGTCGAGGGCCAGGAGATCACCATGGCGGAGGTGCCCGAGGGCGGCGGGCAGGTGATCGATCTCATGGAGGCGCTGCGGGCGAGCCTCGAGCGGAAAGCGCCCGCCAAGGCGCGCGCCGAAGCCGCCGAAGCGCGCAAGCCTCCGAAGCGCGCCGGGTCCGAAGGGGCCGCGAAGAAGACCGCCAAGAAATAG
- the ligD gene encoding non-homologous end-joining DNA ligase codes for MLADRPPKGKRSDRSSAARSSPLGEYSAKRTFAATPEPAPGALATRQGPLLFVIQQHSARALHYDLRLECDGVLKSWAVPKGPSLDPTEKRLAVHVEDHPYEYGSFEGVIPPGQYGAGEVIVWDCGLYSPDEGNETWFHDRAEAESRVREGLEKGKLSFLLRGEKVKGSFALVRTKDAKSWLLIKHKDRFVTSQDVTDRNRSVLSGVAVEEMKVVPAHRIPASRLVPAGEVSPMPPKLEPMHAEIGAAPFNHPDWLWEPKLDGYRVIAFLSGKEVRLRSRRGLELAPAFPMLTEELTRQAVTGMILDGEIVAFDAAGKPSFNALQNRVQLKTPRELAAAEQSAPVVYFCFDLLYFGGIDLRGVAYRDRRRYLSQSLLPTSRVQLVHAAEDGVALNEAALASGFEGVVGKRLDSRYEAGRRTPLWLKIKPTQSADFVVGGFTRGKGSRAALGAILVGVWDKGKLRYASHVGSGFDDRALSQIQAKIEPLKRGSCPFAEKPELPNPTTWVEPKLVAEVKFHSWTEDGHLRAPVFLRLRDDVAPREVRRPAPPAPAVSEPQAAPRASDPKRQARDEEGAGEIAGILAQLAGAKKDFPLAVGPHRIRLTHLDKIYWPADPSLQQPALRKRDLLSYLAQVSPFILRHLADRPLTMIRMPEGIQGHRFFQKHWEHEKPEFVETITVFSEHKDENHEYLLCNNLPTLLWLAQSGTLEFHVWHSRAKPGPDATGRGADYDTAEGLEESVLNSPDFLVFDLDPYIYSGKEAPGGEPELNTVAFEKGKEVAFRLRELLQSMSLEPVVKTSGKTGLHVFVPIRRTIDFDAARRICELVGRHLMARHPKDITLEWSVPKRTGKIFLDYNMNARGKTLNVAYSPRGAAGAAVSMPLTWEELSTAHPLDFRITNAGGWLEKGSDRWRDVLKRKQSLERLLKRAT; via the coding sequence ATCCTGGCCGACCGACCGCCGAAGGGCAAGCGATCCGATCGATCTTCCGCCGCCCGGTCGTCGCCGCTGGGGGAATATTCCGCCAAGCGGACTTTCGCGGCCACGCCCGAGCCGGCGCCCGGAGCGCTCGCCACGCGCCAAGGCCCGCTCCTCTTCGTGATCCAGCAGCACTCGGCGCGGGCGCTGCATTACGACCTGCGGCTGGAGTGCGACGGCGTCCTCAAGTCCTGGGCCGTCCCCAAAGGGCCCTCGCTCGATCCTACCGAAAAGCGCCTCGCCGTACACGTCGAGGATCACCCCTACGAGTACGGCTCGTTCGAGGGAGTCATACCACCTGGACAATATGGGGCCGGGGAGGTGATTGTTTGGGATTGCGGCCTATATTCTCCCGACGAGGGGAACGAGACCTGGTTCCACGACCGCGCCGAGGCCGAGAGCCGGGTGCGGGAGGGGCTCGAGAAAGGGAAGCTGAGCTTCCTGCTGCGCGGGGAGAAGGTGAAGGGATCGTTCGCGCTGGTGCGCACCAAGGACGCGAAGAGCTGGCTGCTGATCAAGCACAAGGACCGCTTCGTGACCAGCCAGGACGTCACGGATAGGAACCGCTCGGTGCTGTCGGGCGTGGCGGTCGAGGAGATGAAGGTCGTGCCGGCGCACCGCATCCCCGCCTCCCGGCTCGTGCCGGCGGGGGAGGTCTCCCCGATGCCCCCCAAGCTCGAGCCGATGCACGCCGAGATCGGCGCGGCGCCCTTCAACCATCCCGATTGGCTGTGGGAGCCGAAGCTCGACGGCTACCGGGTGATCGCCTTCCTCTCCGGCAAGGAAGTCAGGCTGCGATCGCGGCGCGGGCTGGAGCTGGCCCCGGCCTTTCCAATGCTGACCGAAGAGCTGACCCGGCAGGCGGTGACGGGAATGATCCTGGACGGCGAGATCGTGGCGTTCGACGCGGCCGGGAAGCCTTCGTTCAACGCGCTGCAGAACCGCGTCCAGCTGAAGACGCCCCGCGAGCTCGCGGCGGCGGAGCAGAGCGCGCCCGTCGTCTACTTCTGCTTCGACCTCCTGTACTTCGGCGGCATCGATCTGCGCGGCGTGGCGTACCGCGACCGCCGGCGCTATCTCTCCCAGAGCCTGCTGCCCACGTCGCGCGTGCAGCTCGTGCACGCCGCGGAGGACGGCGTCGCCCTGAACGAGGCGGCGCTGGCGAGCGGCTTCGAAGGGGTCGTCGGCAAGCGCCTGGACAGCCGCTACGAGGCGGGCCGGCGGACGCCGCTCTGGCTCAAGATCAAGCCGACGCAAAGCGCCGACTTCGTCGTGGGAGGCTTCACGCGCGGCAAGGGATCGCGCGCCGCGCTCGGCGCGATCCTGGTGGGGGTCTGGGACAAGGGGAAGCTGCGCTACGCCTCGCACGTCGGCTCCGGTTTCGACGACCGCGCGCTGTCGCAGATCCAGGCGAAGATCGAGCCGCTGAAGCGCGGCAGCTGCCCGTTCGCCGAGAAGCCCGAGCTTCCGAATCCCACGACGTGGGTCGAGCCCAAGCTGGTGGCCGAGGTGAAATTCCACAGCTGGACCGAAGACGGCCACCTGCGCGCCCCGGTGTTCCTGCGGCTGCGCGACGACGTGGCGCCGCGGGAGGTCCGGCGGCCGGCGCCGCCGGCCCCGGCGGTCTCCGAGCCGCAAGCGGCGCCGCGCGCCTCCGACCCGAAGCGGCAGGCGCGGGACGAGGAAGGAGCCGGCGAAATCGCCGGCATCCTGGCGCAGCTCGCCGGAGCCAAGAAGGACTTTCCGCTGGCGGTCGGCCCGCACCGCATCCGGCTCACCCACCTCGACAAGATCTACTGGCCGGCCGACCCCTCTCTGCAGCAGCCGGCGCTCAGGAAGCGCGATCTGCTCAGCTATCTGGCGCAGGTGTCGCCCTTCATCTTGCGGCACCTGGCGGACCGCCCTCTCACGATGATCCGCATGCCCGAAGGGATCCAGGGACACCGGTTCTTCCAGAAGCACTGGGAGCACGAGAAGCCGGAGTTCGTCGAGACGATCACCGTCTTTTCCGAGCACAAGGATGAAAACCACGAGTACCTGCTGTGCAACAACCTGCCGACGCTGTTGTGGCTGGCGCAGTCCGGGACGCTGGAGTTCCACGTCTGGCACTCCCGCGCCAAGCCAGGCCCCGACGCCACGGGCCGGGGCGCCGACTACGACACCGCGGAGGGGCTGGAGGAGTCGGTGCTCAACAGCCCCGACTTCCTGGTCTTCGACCTCGATCCCTACATCTATTCGGGAAAGGAGGCGCCGGGGGGCGAGCCGGAGCTGAACACGGTCGCCTTCGAGAAGGGGAAGGAGGTGGCCTTCCGACTGAGGGAGCTGCTCCAGAGCATGTCGCTCGAGCCGGTCGTCAAGACCTCGGGGAAGACGGGCCTGCACGTCTTCGTGCCGATCCGCCGCACCATCGACTTCGACGCGGCGCGCCGGATCTGCGAGCTGGTGGGCCGGCACCTGATGGCCCGCCACCCGAAGGACATCACCCTCGAATGGAGCGTTCCCAAGCGCACCGGCAAAATCTTCCTGGACTATAATATGAACGCCCGCGGCAAGACGCTGAACGTGGCCTATTCACCCCGAGGCGCGGCGGGCGCCGCCGTGTCGATGCCTCTCACGTGGGAGGAGCTCTCGACCGCTCATCCGCTCGACTTCCGGATCACCAACGCCGGCGGATGGCTGGAAAAGGGCTCCGACCGATGGCGTGACGTCCTGAAACGGAAACAGAGCCTCGAGCGGCTGCTCAAACGCGCAACCTGA
- a CDS encoding DUF72 domain-containing protein: protein MMQMLAGTSGYSYKEWIGPFYPEKTPAQAMLRYYAERFPTVEINNTFYRMPAEALLSRWAEEVPETFRFTLKAPQRITHVKRLMETAPDVAEFSRRAAVLGEKLGILLFQLPPYLKKDLPRLRDFLAGLPPGRRVAVEFRHASWQDDEVYETLHVGSASLCIADTDEGTTPWVCTSDVAYLRLRRTRYDDGDLRAWIDRLGAQPLERAYVYFKHEDEGLATRFAARLTDLWRSAGSPAR from the coding sequence ATGATGCAGATGTTAGCAGGAACGAGCGGCTATTCCTATAAGGAGTGGATCGGCCCGTTCTACCCGGAGAAGACGCCCGCCCAGGCGATGCTGCGCTACTACGCCGAGCGCTTTCCGACGGTCGAGATCAACAACACCTTCTACCGGATGCCGGCCGAGGCTTTGCTTTCGCGCTGGGCGGAGGAAGTTCCGGAGACTTTCCGTTTCACCCTCAAGGCTCCGCAGCGCATCACCCACGTCAAGCGCTTGATGGAGACCGCCCCGGACGTGGCGGAATTCTCCCGGCGCGCCGCCGTTCTGGGGGAGAAGCTCGGGATCCTGCTCTTCCAGCTCCCTCCCTACCTGAAAAAGGACCTGCCCCGGCTCCGGGACTTCCTCGCCGGCCTGCCCCCGGGCCGGCGCGTGGCGGTCGAGTTCCGTCACGCCTCCTGGCAGGACGACGAGGTCTACGAAACGCTCCACGTCGGCTCGGCGAGCCTGTGCATCGCCGACACCGACGAAGGGACCACTCCCTGGGTCTGTACTTCCGATGTCGCCTACCTGCGGCTGCGGCGGACGCGCTACGACGACGGCGATCTGCGCGCCTGGATCGACCGCCTCGGGGCGCAGCCCCTGGAGCGCGCCTACGTCTATTTCAAGCACGAGGACGAAGGTCTGGCGACGCGCTTCGCGGCGCGGCTCACGGATCTGTGGCGCTCAGCTGGCAGTCCGGCGCGATGA